In a single window of the Streptacidiphilus sp. P02-A3a genome:
- a CDS encoding MBL fold metallo-hydrolase yields MSSNSDAPAIDFVSGAPVSGNLDVRWNHGVRRRSGATEPRIQVHAYDEHTRILRQSKTTSYEAPFLYLLFGSDRAILFDTGATADPEAFPLRETVDRLIGEWLDRHPRADYELVVAHTHGHGDHVAGDPQFADRPATRIVGREPEAVQAFFGFQQWPTGTVGFDLGGRVLELIAATGHHTSAVAVHDPWTGILLTGDTVIPGRLYAFDFDAFTDTLDRLVDFSSARPVTHVLGCHIEMTTEPGRDYPLGATYQPNEHALAMTTAQLVEVRDAAREIGSRKGVFVHDDFIIHSDMRIRGQLRMIGRGFAHRLGQRLRRR; encoded by the coding sequence ATGAGCTCGAACAGTGACGCGCCGGCCATCGACTTCGTCAGCGGCGCTCCCGTCAGCGGGAACCTGGACGTCCGGTGGAACCACGGCGTCCGTCGCCGGAGCGGCGCGACCGAACCGCGGATCCAGGTCCACGCCTACGACGAGCACACCCGCATCCTGCGCCAGAGCAAGACGACCAGCTACGAGGCGCCGTTCCTCTACCTGCTGTTCGGCAGCGACCGCGCGATCCTGTTCGACACCGGCGCCACCGCCGACCCGGAGGCGTTCCCGCTGCGCGAGACCGTCGACCGCCTCATCGGCGAATGGCTGGACCGGCATCCGCGCGCGGACTACGAGCTCGTGGTCGCCCACACCCACGGCCACGGTGACCACGTCGCCGGGGACCCCCAGTTCGCCGACCGCCCGGCGACCAGGATCGTCGGGCGCGAGCCGGAGGCGGTACAGGCCTTCTTCGGGTTCCAGCAGTGGCCGACCGGTACCGTCGGCTTCGACCTCGGCGGCCGGGTGCTGGAACTCATCGCCGCCACCGGCCACCACACGTCGGCGGTGGCGGTCCACGACCCGTGGACCGGAATCCTGCTCACCGGCGACACGGTCATCCCCGGGCGGCTCTACGCCTTCGACTTCGACGCCTTCACCGACACCCTGGACCGGCTCGTCGACTTCAGCTCCGCGCGGCCGGTGACCCATGTGCTGGGCTGCCACATCGAGATGACCACCGAACCCGGCCGCGACTACCCGCTGGGCGCCACCTACCAGCCGAACGAGCACGCGCTCGCGATGACCACGGCCCAGCTGGTCGAGGTCCGGGACGCCGCGCGGGAGATCGGCAGCCGCAAGGGCGTGTTCGTGCACGACGACTTCATCATCCACAGCGACATGCGGATCCGCGGCCAGCTGCGGATGATCGGCCGCGGCTTCGCCCACCGGCTCGGCCAACGGCTCCGTCGGCGGTGA
- a CDS encoding LuxR C-terminal-related transcriptional regulator has product MLQSLGLSAHAEAVYQAMLDHPAHGVAALAAQLGLPDGQVHDCLDELVALMLVRASSEHPGQMAAVSPEVGLANMLAREEADMAARQARLAASRAAVTRMVADRAETRAAHGERLLGIDAIQRRLEVLVRDTTTELVGVHPGAAQRPEDLEAGRKGNADAIARGVTVKSIYQDAARNDPYTTAFAHWLLSLGSEVRTAPVIPQRLVIVDRSQALVPIDPADSRKGALHVTEPGLVRALCELFEQAWSTAVPLGATRTDDPGTGLTETERQLLRLLGTGLTDDAAGQRLGLSTRTVRRHMASVMERLGATSRFEAGIKAAQKGWL; this is encoded by the coding sequence ATGTTGCAGTCGTTGGGGCTCAGCGCCCACGCCGAGGCCGTCTACCAGGCCATGCTCGACCATCCCGCCCACGGTGTGGCCGCCCTCGCCGCCCAGCTGGGCCTGCCCGACGGCCAGGTCCACGACTGCCTGGACGAACTGGTCGCGCTGATGCTGGTCCGCGCCTCCAGCGAGCACCCCGGCCAGATGGCCGCGGTCAGCCCCGAGGTCGGCCTGGCCAACATGCTCGCCCGGGAGGAGGCCGACATGGCCGCCCGCCAGGCGCGCCTCGCCGCCTCCCGGGCCGCCGTCACCCGTATGGTCGCCGACCGCGCCGAGACCCGGGCCGCCCACGGAGAGCGCCTGCTGGGCATCGACGCCATCCAGCGGCGCCTGGAGGTACTGGTCCGCGACACCACCACCGAGCTGGTCGGCGTCCATCCCGGTGCCGCCCAGCGCCCCGAGGACCTGGAGGCCGGGCGCAAGGGAAACGCCGACGCCATCGCCCGCGGCGTCACCGTCAAGTCCATCTACCAGGACGCCGCCCGCAACGATCCGTACACCACCGCCTTCGCCCACTGGCTGCTCAGCCTGGGCAGCGAGGTCCGGACCGCGCCGGTGATCCCGCAGCGGTTGGTCATCGTCGACCGCAGCCAGGCACTGGTTCCGATCGACCCCGCCGACAGCCGGAAGGGCGCCCTCCACGTCACCGAACCCGGCCTGGTCCGCGCCCTGTGCGAGCTGTTCGAGCAGGCCTGGTCCACCGCGGTCCCCCTCGGCGCCACCCGCACCGACGACCCCGGGACCGGTCTGACCGAGACCGAACGCCAGCTCCTGCGCCTCCTCGGCACCGGACTGACCGACGACGCCGCGGGCCAACGCCTGGGACTGTCCACCCGCACCGTGCGGCGCCACATGGCCTCCGTCATGGAACGCCTCGGCGCCACCAGCCGTTTCGAAGCCGGCATCAAAGCCGCCCAGAAGGGCTGGCTCTGA
- a CDS encoding SAM-dependent methyltransferase: MTTRAEVRSGPPRGRALGGPSLTLEAALGTEPDWAALGIDPEVPSIARVYNAFLGGTDNFPADRRVVEGVAAAVPEILTVATLNRAVLGRGVRFLVQQGIDQFLDLGSGLPTAENTHQVARAVNPGARVVYVDKDPLVAAHAAALIGDDLTAMVTADLRSPGTVLAAPAVRRLIDFDRPVALLLVGILHHLHDDEDPRGVVEAYLAAVPSGSYLFVSHFCDSGPEAREAEQKFLSLLGTGRFRTETEIAAFFDGLDLLEPGLVPTPLWHPDHPVTTSPQVGDRLIWAGIARKP, from the coding sequence GTGACCACCCGCGCCGAGGTCCGCTCGGGCCCGCCCCGGGGCCGCGCCCTCGGCGGACCATCTCTCACCCTGGAGGCCGCATTGGGCACCGAACCGGACTGGGCAGCCCTGGGCATCGACCCGGAGGTACCGAGCATCGCCCGGGTCTACAACGCCTTCCTCGGCGGCACCGACAACTTCCCGGCGGACCGCCGGGTGGTCGAGGGAGTCGCGGCGGCCGTCCCGGAGATCCTCACCGTGGCGACCCTCAACCGGGCCGTTCTCGGCCGCGGCGTCCGCTTCCTGGTCCAGCAGGGCATCGACCAGTTCCTCGATCTGGGCTCGGGGCTGCCCACCGCCGAGAACACCCACCAGGTGGCCCGGGCGGTGAACCCCGGCGCCCGGGTCGTCTACGTCGACAAGGACCCGCTGGTCGCCGCGCACGCGGCCGCCCTCATCGGCGACGACCTCACCGCCATGGTGACCGCCGACCTCCGCTCACCCGGGACTGTCCTGGCCGCTCCGGCGGTACGCCGCCTGATCGACTTCGACCGCCCGGTAGCGCTCCTGCTCGTCGGGATCCTGCACCATCTGCACGACGACGAGGACCCGCGGGGCGTCGTCGAGGCGTACCTGGCGGCCGTCCCCTCCGGCTCCTACCTGTTCGTCAGCCACTTCTGCGACTCAGGACCGGAGGCCAGGGAGGCCGAGCAGAAGTTCCTCAGCCTGCTCGGCACCGGCCGGTTCCGGACCGAGACGGAGATCGCCGCCTTCTTCGACGGCCTCGACCTGCTGGAACCGGGCCTGGTCCCCACCCCGCTGTGGCACCCGGACCACCCGGTGACCACCTCCCCCCAGGTCGGCGACCGACTCATCTGGGCCGGAATCGCCCGCAAACCCTGA
- a CDS encoding DUF6444 domain-containing protein encodes MDIGLEALDRGELVAALATALARIEELTARVAELQDRLNRDSSNSSQPPSAAARIASRHRRRRRCEGSPGASRASSTATPGPPAARSLIRTR; translated from the coding sequence GTGGATATCGGGCTGGAGGCGCTGGATCGCGGCGAGTTGGTCGCCGCGCTGGCCACTGCCCTTGCCCGGATCGAGGAGCTGACTGCTCGCGTCGCCGAACTCCAGGACCGGTTGAACCGGGACTCCTCGAACTCCTCCCAGCCTCCGTCCGCGGCGGCCCGTATCGCAAGCCGCCACCGAAGGCGTCGGCGATGCGAAGGAAGTCCGGGCGCAAGCCGGGCAAGCAGCACGGCGACCCCGGGGCCACCCGCTGCCAGGTCGCTGATCCGGACGAGGTGA
- a CDS encoding transposase produces the protein MRSDNTPGSTPLQQRGLTLAARFDKHRDMILAFIHDLTIPFTNNAAELEVRGAKIRQRVSGCWRTLAGLADFAVIWSYLSTAAKHNIDHLDALVQLFAGGPWLPPNPEPI, from the coding sequence ATGCGCTCGGACAACACCCCTGGCAGTACGCCGCTCCAGCAAAGGGGCCTGACCCTGGCAGCCCGCTTCGACAAGCACCGCGACATGATCCTGGCCTTCATCCACGACCTGACGATCCCCTTCACCAACAACGCAGCCGAGTTGGAAGTAAGAGGGGCGAAGATCCGCCAGCGAGTCTCCGGGTGCTGGCGAACCCTGGCCGGACTCGCCGACTTCGCCGTCATCTGGTCATACCTGTCCACCGCCGCGAAACACAACATCGACCACCTCGACGCCCTCGTCCAACTGTTCGCCGGTGGACCCTGGCTGCCGCCGAATCCCGAACCAATCTGA
- a CDS encoding site-specific integrase, whose translation MKLRRLGLALAAVRDLRELRAPASAEELEAFETDVLAGFVLARASAGLADGTIRGDVGNLEQIRTWFGRPLWDMEPPDADAYFGRVLRGSPSGTRLARSQALTTYFAFLELRHKIEIHQLTGRVVDCPIDEMNRPRGSKDAQLRIPPTSPEVDRLFSGWAGDLAVCRKFGPTARNYTAARLMAGVGLRVNEACRLDLADIKWDLGRFGKLHVRYGKGARGSGPRERMVPLINDVGRTLRWFIEDVWGQFDDDHTRPGAPLFPSERKNADGSARRVGDDALRTGLAGAAEVHLPGWAEKLTPHVLRHFCASELYLNGMDLIAIQEVLGHSWIATTMRYVHVHRTRVEDAWVAGQERAAQRLGGLIR comes from the coding sequence GTGAAGCTGAGGAGGCTCGGGTTGGCGCTGGCCGCTGTACGGGATCTGCGCGAGCTCCGGGCGCCGGCCTCGGCTGAAGAGCTGGAGGCGTTCGAGACCGACGTGCTCGCCGGCTTCGTGCTGGCGCGGGCATCGGCGGGGCTGGCGGACGGCACCATCCGCGGCGACGTCGGCAACCTGGAACAGATCCGGACGTGGTTCGGCCGTCCGCTGTGGGACATGGAGCCCCCGGACGCCGACGCGTACTTCGGGCGGGTGCTCCGCGGTTCGCCCAGCGGCACCCGGCTCGCCCGGTCCCAGGCGCTGACCACGTACTTCGCGTTCCTGGAACTGCGGCACAAGATCGAGATCCACCAACTGACCGGCCGGGTGGTGGACTGCCCGATCGACGAGATGAACCGCCCGCGCGGCAGCAAGGACGCCCAGCTGCGGATCCCGCCGACCTCACCCGAGGTGGACAGGCTCTTCAGCGGCTGGGCCGGCGACCTGGCGGTCTGCCGCAAGTTCGGCCCGACCGCCCGCAACTACACCGCTGCCCGGCTCATGGCGGGGGTGGGCCTGCGGGTGAACGAGGCGTGCCGACTGGACCTCGCGGATATCAAGTGGGACCTGGGCCGGTTCGGCAAGCTCCACGTCCGCTACGGCAAGGGCGCCCGGGGCTCGGGGCCGCGCGAGCGGATGGTGCCGCTGATCAACGACGTCGGGCGGACCCTGCGCTGGTTCATCGAGGACGTGTGGGGGCAGTTCGACGACGACCACACCCGGCCCGGCGCCCCACTGTTCCCCTCGGAGCGCAAGAACGCCGACGGCTCGGCCCGCCGGGTGGGCGACGACGCCCTGCGAACGGGCCTGGCCGGGGCGGCGGAGGTCCATCTCCCAGGCTGGGCAGAGAAGTTGACTCCACATGTGCTGCGGCACTTCTGCGCGTCCGAGCTCTACCTGAACGGCATGGACCTCATCGCAATTCAGGAGGTTCTAGGACATTCTTGGATCGCGACGACAATGCGATACGTCCACGTGCACCGCACGCGGGTCGAGGATGCCTGGGTCGCCGGGCAGGAACGCGCCGCACAGCGGCTGGGAGGACTGATCCGATGA
- a CDS encoding helix-turn-helix transcriptional regulator gives MRWNLRLTAASKGVWKASDLQRSLAEHGLVISAGKMSGLWSGQPVSLKLDDLDVICVVLGCDIGDLLIPQPETVTRPGQDTVQQAAVGSSSTVVPKRRDGRSLPPA, from the coding sequence ATGAGGTGGAACCTGCGACTGACGGCCGCGAGCAAGGGCGTCTGGAAGGCATCCGACCTGCAGCGGAGTCTGGCCGAGCACGGCCTGGTGATCTCCGCCGGCAAAATGTCCGGGCTGTGGTCCGGACAGCCGGTCTCCCTCAAGCTCGACGACCTGGACGTCATCTGCGTCGTGCTGGGCTGCGACATCGGGGACCTGCTGATCCCCCAGCCAGAGACGGTCACCCGCCCCGGCCAGGACACCGTCCAACAGGCCGCGGTCGGCTCCTCGTCCACGGTCGTGCCCAAGCGCCGCGACGGCCGCTCGCTGCCGCCGGCCTGA
- a CDS encoding DUF4158 domain-containing protein, with product MRQEWEPEDLIEVWTLLEEDQERLRNKSGANRLGFALLLKFFEVEARFPEDAGERSRCQRCRTSLSR from the coding sequence GTGCGGCAGGAGTGGGAGCCGGAGGACCTGATCGAGGTCTGGACGCTGCTGGAGGAGGACCAGGAGCGGCTGCGGAACAAGTCGGGGGCGAACCGGTTGGGGTTCGCGCTGTTGCTGAAGTTCTTCGAGGTGGAGGCCCGGTTCCCGGAGGACGCCGGGGAGAGATCCCGGTGCCAGCGGTGTCGTACGTCGCTCAGCAGGTGA
- a CDS encoding Tn3 family transposase translates to MGRVRLGGRAIKRHRMEIRGAFGFRECTEEDQGQLAEWLAVELCGVELSRERLAEAVVARCRKDRLEPPAPGQIARLVGRAVSTFEERFCATTVGRLSAATRSRLDDLIAEDASADEESAGGGGTFFTELKADPGALGLDSLLAEVNKLQRVRALELAPELFGDVSEKLVAAWRARASKEYPSDLRAAPPPVRYTLLAALCHVRETEITDSLVELFIQLVQKINTRAEKKVEGELNKELKRVRGKEGILLRLAEAAVAEPGGTVRKVIYPVAGESTLKALAAEAAANEARYRARVRTVLRSSYSNHWRRMLSPLLNALELKCNNTAYRPVMDAIDLLKRYLDQPIAKEGAFFDEAEKIPLAGVVREEWRKAVVDERGRVERIPYELCVLVALREALRRREIWVPGANRWQNPEDDLPPDFEDNRDVRYDAIRQPQDPEKFIEALEKRLREALTLFDTALELGTTGGVDIVRKHGEPWIKVSPLGKQEEPENLVALKAEIERRWGTIDLIDILKEAEFATGFTGEFTSVATREAVPKAVLRRRLLLVLFALGTNMGIKRVAVTGKHGESEAVLRRVRHLFVNRTNLRAALVRLVNATFAARDAAWWGEGTACASDSKKFGSWSSNFMTEWHQRYRGPGVMIYWHVEKKSLCVYSQLKSCSASEVASMIEGVLRHCTDVEIDRQYTDTHGASIVGFAFAHMLGFNLLPRLKNVGSARLYRPAAGEDEKWPHLAPVLSTKTIDWDLIRQQYDQIVKYTTALRLGTAEAEQVLRRFTRGGPKHPTYRAIEELGRAVRTAFICYYLADADLRREINDGLQVVENWNSANHDLFYGKDGDLTGSDKESQEVSMLALHLLQSALVHVNTLLLQDILSEEKWQKRLTDADRRALSPLFWTHVNPYGRFELDMNSHLALAAAASIMPGPRTVPEAEAARWAADGGSGSAS, encoded by the coding sequence GTGGGCCGCGTACGACTGGGCGGGCGGGCGATCAAGCGGCATCGGATGGAGATCCGGGGCGCGTTCGGCTTCCGTGAGTGCACGGAGGAGGACCAGGGCCAGCTCGCCGAGTGGTTGGCGGTGGAGCTGTGCGGGGTGGAGCTGTCCAGGGAGCGGCTGGCGGAGGCGGTGGTGGCCCGCTGCCGCAAGGACCGGCTGGAGCCGCCGGCCCCAGGACAGATCGCCCGGCTGGTGGGCAGGGCTGTCAGCACCTTCGAGGAACGGTTCTGCGCGACCACGGTGGGCCGGCTGTCGGCGGCGACCCGGTCGCGGCTGGACGACCTGATCGCCGAGGACGCCAGCGCGGACGAGGAGAGCGCGGGTGGCGGGGGCACGTTCTTCACGGAGCTGAAGGCGGACCCGGGCGCGCTGGGCCTGGACAGTCTGCTGGCGGAGGTGAACAAGCTCCAGCGGGTGCGTGCGCTGGAGCTGGCTCCGGAGCTGTTCGGGGATGTGTCGGAGAAGCTGGTGGCGGCCTGGCGGGCGCGGGCGTCGAAGGAGTACCCCTCGGACCTGCGGGCGGCGCCGCCGCCGGTGCGGTACACGCTGCTGGCCGCGCTGTGCCACGTGCGGGAGACAGAGATCACCGACTCGCTGGTGGAGCTGTTCATCCAGCTCGTGCAGAAGATCAACACACGGGCGGAGAAGAAGGTCGAGGGCGAGTTGAACAAGGAACTCAAGCGGGTCCGCGGCAAGGAGGGCATCCTGCTACGGCTGGCGGAGGCGGCGGTCGCGGAGCCGGGCGGCACGGTCCGCAAGGTGATCTATCCGGTGGCCGGGGAGTCCACGCTGAAGGCGCTGGCGGCGGAGGCCGCGGCGAACGAGGCCCGCTACCGGGCCCGGGTGCGTACGGTGCTGCGCTCGTCGTACTCGAACCACTGGCGGCGGATGCTCTCGCCGCTGCTGAACGCGCTGGAGCTGAAGTGCAACAACACCGCCTACCGGCCGGTGATGGACGCCATCGACCTGCTCAAGCGGTACCTGGACCAGCCCATCGCGAAGGAGGGGGCGTTCTTCGACGAGGCGGAGAAGATCCCGCTGGCCGGGGTGGTGCGCGAGGAGTGGCGCAAGGCAGTCGTGGATGAGCGCGGCCGGGTCGAGCGCATTCCGTACGAGCTGTGCGTGCTCGTGGCGCTGCGGGAGGCGCTGCGGCGGCGGGAGATCTGGGTGCCGGGCGCGAACCGGTGGCAGAACCCGGAGGACGATCTGCCACCGGACTTCGAGGACAACCGCGATGTGCGCTACGACGCGATCCGTCAGCCGCAGGACCCGGAGAAGTTCATCGAGGCCCTGGAGAAGAGGCTGCGCGAGGCCCTGACCCTCTTCGACACCGCGCTGGAACTGGGCACCACGGGCGGGGTGGACATCGTCAGGAAGCACGGCGAGCCGTGGATCAAGGTCTCGCCGCTGGGCAAGCAGGAGGAGCCGGAGAACCTCGTCGCCCTGAAGGCGGAGATCGAACGCCGCTGGGGCACCATCGACCTGATCGACATCCTCAAGGAGGCCGAGTTCGCCACCGGCTTCACCGGCGAGTTCACCTCGGTCGCCACCAGGGAGGCGGTCCCGAAGGCGGTGCTGCGGCGCCGGCTGCTGCTGGTGCTGTTCGCGCTGGGGACAAACATGGGCATCAAACGGGTCGCAGTCACCGGCAAACACGGCGAGAGCGAGGCCGTCCTGCGCCGAGTACGGCACCTGTTCGTCAACCGGACCAACCTGCGCGCGGCGCTGGTGCGGCTGGTCAACGCCACCTTCGCCGCCCGCGATGCCGCGTGGTGGGGCGAGGGCACCGCCTGCGCGAGCGACTCCAAGAAGTTCGGCTCCTGGAGCTCGAACTTCATGACCGAGTGGCACCAGCGGTACCGCGGCCCCGGCGTGATGATCTACTGGCACGTCGAGAAGAAGTCGCTATGCGTCTACAGCCAGCTCAAATCGTGCTCGGCCTCCGAGGTAGCCTCGATGATCGAGGGCGTCCTGCGGCACTGCACGGACGTGGAGATCGACCGGCAGTACACCGACACGCACGGCGCCTCCATCGTCGGGTTCGCCTTCGCTCACATGCTCGGCTTCAACCTGCTCCCCAGGCTGAAGAACGTCGGCTCGGCGCGGCTGTACCGGCCGGCGGCCGGGGAGGACGAGAAGTGGCCGCACCTGGCGCCGGTGCTGTCGACCAAGACGATCGACTGGGACCTGATCCGCCAGCAGTACGACCAGATCGTGAAGTACACCACCGCCCTGCGCTTGGGCACGGCCGAGGCTGAGCAGGTCCTGCGTCGCTTCACCCGCGGTGGGCCCAAGCACCCCACTTATCGCGCGATTGAGGAACTCGGGCGGGCAGTGCGTACGGCGTTCATCTGCTACTACCTCGCCGACGCCGACCTGCGGCGCGAGATCAACGACGGGCTCCAGGTCGTGGAGAACTGGAACTCCGCCAACCACGACCTGTTCTACGGCAAGGACGGCGACCTGACCGGCTCCGACAAGGAGTCCCAGGAGGTGTCCATGCTCGCTCTGCACCTGCTCCAGTCCGCTCTGGTGCACGTCAACACCCTGCTCCTCCAGGACATCCTGAGCGAGGAGAAGTGGCAGAAGCGGCTCACCGACGCCGACCGGCGGGCCCTGTCCCCACTGTTCTGGACCCACGTGAACCCCTACGGTCGGTTCGAGCTGGACATGAACTCGCACCTCGCCCTCGCCGCCGCGGCGTCCATAATGCCCGGCCCCCGCACCGTGCCCGAGGCGGAAGCCGCCCGATGGGCGGCGGACGGTGGGTCCGGGTCGGCATCCTGA
- a CDS encoding ABC transporter permease subunit — MGRLLLLAVALTVALGCGTAKAVKCPDTGCGQDAVKLALTGVTVGQAVIAVLAVLAVSGEYGTGMIRTTLTAVPNRLTVLTAKATVLTTVVLISGTAAVLASLLAGRYILPGNGFTEAHGYAPLSLADGPTLRAAVGSVLYLVLIALIGLGVATAVREAATAIGIVLGLLYLFPVVTQVVNDPEWQRHLQQISPMTAGLAVQATVHLHELPIGPWAGLGVLATWAAAALLVGSLLLHRRDA; from the coding sequence ATGGGCAGGTTGCTCCTGCTCGCCGTCGCGCTGACCGTGGCCCTCGGCTGCGGCACCGCCAAGGCCGTGAAGTGCCCGGATACGGGGTGCGGCCAGGACGCCGTCAAGCTCGCCCTGACCGGCGTCACCGTCGGGCAGGCGGTCATCGCCGTCCTCGCGGTGCTGGCCGTCAGCGGCGAGTACGGCACCGGAATGATCCGCACCACACTCACGGCGGTGCCGAACCGGCTCACCGTCCTCACCGCCAAGGCGACGGTCCTCACCACGGTCGTCCTGATCTCCGGGACGGCTGCCGTCCTCGCCTCACTCCTTGCCGGCCGCTACATCCTGCCCGGCAACGGATTCACCGAGGCTCACGGCTATGCCCCGCTGTCCCTGGCCGACGGCCCGACCCTGCGCGCGGCCGTGGGTTCGGTCCTCTACCTCGTCCTGATCGCCCTGATCGGTCTCGGCGTGGCGACGGCGGTACGGGAGGCGGCGACCGCCATCGGGATCGTGCTCGGGCTGCTCTATCTCTTCCCGGTCGTCACCCAGGTGGTCAACGACCCGGAGTGGCAGCGGCACCTCCAGCAGATCTCGCCCATGACCGCCGGACTCGCGGTCCAAGCCACCGTCCATCTGCACGAGCTGCCCATCGGCCCATGGGCCGGCCTGGGCGTGCTCGCCACGTGGGCCGCGGCCGCGCTGCTGGTCGGCAGCCTGCTGCTGCACAGGCGCGACGCGTAG
- a CDS encoding ABC transporter permease subunit — MTATLTPRPPAAGRAERSGFLRTLHAEWTKFRTVRGWVLAMAGALLVTIVVGLLGTAAPAPGGRGADSASYPKGPGGEAVNDSFYFVHRTLTGDGALTVPLRSLTGVADTGIGKTAQGAQPWAKAGVIVKESLTQGSPYAAVMATGGHGVRMQYDYTHDTTGPSGKVTQESPRWLRLVRSGDSLTGYASTDGSHWTKVGHAKLPGLARTVQAGLFATSPQAKQDTAAGTGFSPAVATGTFGRPGLTGGWSQSAWSGTQVGGDAGTSGSYTNTTKGGFTQTDGGGFTVTGAGDIAPVVGGPAMGVGFSVENFLVGTFAGLIVVIAVGTVFITGEYRRGLLRTTMAATPLRGRVLGAKALVAGGVAFAIGLVAAVITIPIGERSARGRGFHVFPVTSATEVRVMVGTGLLCAAAVVLALSVGALLRRSGTAVALVIASIVPPFLLATSGVLPPGVSEWLLRVTPAAGFAIQQTLPQYAQVLSVYEPSTGYYPLAPWAGLAVLCGYAALAFGLAVVRLRGRDV, encoded by the coding sequence ATGACAGCCACCCTCACCCCTCGCCCCCCGGCCGCAGGGCGCGCTGAGCGGAGCGGGTTCCTCAGGACGCTGCACGCCGAGTGGACGAAGTTCCGTACGGTACGCGGCTGGGTCCTCGCCATGGCAGGGGCGCTCCTGGTGACGATCGTGGTCGGCCTGCTCGGCACGGCCGCCCCCGCCCCCGGCGGTCGCGGCGCCGACTCCGCCTCGTATCCGAAGGGCCCCGGCGGCGAGGCCGTCAATGACAGCTTCTACTTCGTCCACAGGACGCTCACCGGCGACGGCGCCCTCACCGTTCCCCTGCGGTCGCTGACCGGTGTGGCCGACACCGGGATCGGCAAGACGGCCCAGGGCGCCCAGCCCTGGGCGAAGGCCGGGGTCATCGTGAAGGAAAGCCTCACGCAGGGATCCCCGTACGCGGCGGTCATGGCCACCGGCGGTCACGGCGTGCGCATGCAGTACGACTACACGCACGACACGACGGGTCCTTCCGGCAAGGTCACCCAGGAGTCCCCGCGCTGGCTGCGCCTGGTCCGCTCCGGCGACAGCCTCACCGGTTACGCCTCCACCGACGGCTCCCACTGGACCAAGGTCGGCCATGCGAAGCTGCCTGGGCTTGCGCGCACCGTGCAGGCCGGGCTCTTCGCCACGTCACCGCAGGCGAAGCAGGACACCGCGGCGGGCACGGGCTTCAGCCCCGCCGTGGCCACCGGCACCTTCGGCCGTCCCGGCCTCACCGGCGGCTGGTCCCAGAGCGCGTGGAGCGGCACACAGGTGGGTGGCGACGCGGGCACCTCCGGCAGCTACACGAACACCACCAAGGGCGGCTTCACCCAGACCGACGGCGGCGGGTTCACCGTGACCGGGGCCGGTGACATCGCACCGGTCGTCGGCGGGCCCGCCATGGGCGTCGGCTTCTCCGTCGAGAACTTCCTCGTCGGCACATTCGCCGGGCTGATCGTGGTGATCGCCGTGGGCACGGTGTTCATCACCGGCGAGTACCGGCGCGGTCTGCTGCGTACGACCATGGCGGCAACCCCCCTGCGGGGCCGGGTGCTTGGTGCCAAGGCGCTGGTGGCCGGGGGCGTCGCGTTCGCCATCGGCCTGGTGGCCGCCGTGATCACCATTCCCATCGGGGAACGCAGCGCGCGCGGCAGGGGCTTCCATGTCTTCCCCGTCACGTCGGCGACCGAAGTGCGCGTCATGGTCGGCACCGGCCTGCTCTGCGCAGCCGCCGTCGTGCTCGCTCTCAGCGTCGGTGCCCTGCTGCGGCGCAGCGGCACGGCGGTCGCCCTGGTCATCGCGTCGATCGTGCCGCCCTTCCTGCTTGCCACCTCCGGCGTACTGCCCCCGGGCGTCTCGGAGTGGCTGCTGCGGGTGACCCCGGCTGCGGGCTTCGCCATCCAGCAGACCCTGCCGCAGTACGCGCAGGTGCTCAGCGTGTACGAGCCGTCGACCGGCTACTACCCGCTGGCGCCATGGGCCGGCCTCGCCGTGCTGTGCGGATACGCCGCGCTCGCCTTCGGCCTGGCCGTGGTGCGGCTGCGCGGGAGGGACGTATGA